ACGCCGATTGGGAAGACAGCGTCGGCTTGCCGGAGCGaccgcgtgacgcagtcgaagtcgattacctacacatgtgaaatagtgcagtccaaaaaataataatataaatatagaaGAAAAAACCTCACATAATTAATTTACGCAGAATAATTTtttaagagatgtggcctggcttcGAAGCCAATGTCGGTGCAGGGCGCTGGCGTGACAAACTCTATATTCACAGGGCGGTCCGAGTCCCCGATGAGGCATTCGCCGAACTACGGacgggaaactgaccgaaccatcacacaaccatcgttaatgcggccatcacttgacagacctgtgtacagatgatggaacaaaccagagtaataattcctcggAAAAAGTAAACCCAAGCAATAAAAAatcactaggattaatagcacctggtttatctgttgtagcaatctgaagaaagattactcccaaaattgggacttgatccacacacccattgcctgatgggcgatgaagcgacggcatggcgatgctggcaaaggttggcttgccaggCAAagtcctcggtccagctaacgtgatgaagctggtcggttggtgacgctgaagtctccgaagtaggttgatgaagagatggcgaagcccccggtctagctGAGGTGACGGAGCGGGTcggtaaggagacgttgcagctgccatgtcagccgaggtgttgaagcaatttggcgtgatggacatcggcttcaagaagcaacagtgcggccatgccaaTGCATGTCGtgacttgtgacgcggtcaatgtcggcttgatgaagtgaccatgtgatgatgccggtgtgcccgctctgtgtaatctatcgggcggcgatgttggtgatggtttatccttcgcgatgcccaaCTCTTGTTCGGCTCGTCGAGATGATGATCCAaataagttgagctcggctcaacaaagcaacGACATGTCTAGTGCAGGTCGGCAGCCATGGAGTAatgttgccggactggtttgacaccagcgtgatggtgaagaatacctcagagaaggcttaaaattttatgggcacgtgttTAAGAACAATGCACAATACGCTAGAAAGAGATTCTTCCAAAAAGGTTGTTCAATATCCTgttcatgaagaaagatgaactcgggtcggattcgtattCGCACAGAAAatagatctgaaaagtgatgcactaatcagaaggttACCGGAGTTTGAACGGTCAGATCGAGATGCAATTTTGAGAGATGGTAGATATGGAAATTCCGCAGaatatgaacggttggatcttccaaataacCTCCGAGCTAggatctggagaccacgccctaaactcgtccggattcccaTTCAGACTCGACAGGCCTCCGGTATATGATAGatcgccggagattcctccatcggaaggcGACAAAATTTTACAGGGTTGTTGtatactcaattccgcacaattccaccaaagggttCGTCAAATCGACTTCCAAGGAGACGGTGACAGCGAAAACAAGTCTGTTGTACAGAAAAAACTGTGCGATCgcacgagggcaatgttgacgatgGGCCCTCAggcttcatggacgacttttccatggTCTCGGTTGAGATTTgagctgatgatgatgaaagtaTTTGTCTGATCTTAATGATCTGGCGTGGAGTGCGGTCCTCGATCTAGCCGAGGTGACCAGTCGAGTCGGCGACAAAGATGCCCACATCGACCATGAAGCTCGGCTCCGATGCGTAGATCGCGTCGGAGACGATCTGAATTCCCATCGCACCGTGGCAACTGCCAGCAGGCTCTCAATAAAAGCAACAATGTCGGTTCTATATttggcatatctcgtagtaggggtcctaagctaggcgttttggaacgatggtaacatggacacatgattctacccaggttcgggctctcttaaagagataataccctacgtcctgcttttgattgtattgatatgaggatagtacatagtacatgtatctaccacgagattgtagtaataaaTATGAAATGTTCTATTGATtagtctggcctcggtttatataacacatcatagacctagggtttagaggagtccttgtcttggacgccaagtcttgtggaatcctctttgtatgcggcatgggctgcccgaagtagcCCATAAGTGTAaccgccatggggatcctcggcccgatccagctggttgggagacgacgtggtgagtacctccTAATCCATGACACCGTCAATCGGCAAgggtaatttttttcaaaaaaacagaaaaattaaacCCTCACGAGGCTAGTCTTTTTAGTATGTCTCTGCGGATACGGTACTCAAGTCGCCGTGGGGAAcctataatgggtcggcccagttaCCACATGAAGATGTCATGTCCAAGTCATGCACTTTTTCATTCAATTTTTAGTGTTTTGCTGTATTTTTCACTATTGTTTATTTTCCTGAAAAAAGGGGatcatggatttgaaaaatgtCAAACATTGTAAACAAAGATGTTTTTAATGTATTAGAAAAATATACAATccgaatgaaaaaaaagaaaattttAATCATGTGTACTAAAAATGTCCGTGATGCTGAAAAAGCCACATGTTTAAAAAATGTGGTGATAGTTAAAAAATGGTTATGAAATGTAATTGAAAGTATTTGTgtaatattttaaaaaatgtttgtacaTTTCTAAAAATCCACATTACATGAAAAAATGGTTCGCGAGTTTTAAAAATGTTTTCATGCCATTTTCAAATAATATTTGCATAATGTAGAAAATGTGTGTGACACTTTAAACAAATAGTCACACGTTGCCCAAAAATGTTCATGACATTTTTTTGAAATGTAAAGCAAAGTTCACGTAggtaattttttattatttccaactcaaaaataatgatatttttaaattaaTAGTTGCgtgtttagaaaaatgttcatgtagtTTCCAAGATATTTCTACAATGTAAAATAAGTCTTTATACTTTTAAGAATATGTATTTCTATTAAAAAATTATAGTGCATATTCTAAAAATGTTACCTTGTATTTGAAAGagtgttcaaaacatgtattttTAAGAATTGCACATCATGCATTTAAAATATGTCCAATATGTATTAGACAATATTTCTCATGTGCGATAAAAATGTAAATTGTACACTGAGAAAAAGTAGACATGTATTAAAAATATATAAATTGAGAAACAAGCAAAAAAGCAAGGAAATCCGAGAATATGAAGAAAATCAAGAATGAAACAAATGAaaaccaaagtatatgaagaaagaaAGGAGATCGAAGAAAACCATTGAGAAAATATCAAATAAAAAACAAACCCAAAGGAAATCGATGAAAAAACGAAGATAAACCAAAGAAAGAGCAAtagaaaacgaaaaagaaaaaagaaaacaaagcaGGTGAAGTAATCTACAGCGACACCGCTAGAGTAGTGAGCGATTGTGATAATGGGCTGGTccgttaggccaactccaccgcgcgacccaaaTCATTCATAAATGTCCGTTTGCATCAAAACACGGCCCAACACTAGACCTCAAATGGACAAAGTTGTCCGCGAATGTCCGTTTTGGTCCGGCGCGACCCCAAATCTGAAGCAAAGTTGGGCAACAAATGGGTCTGTGCGGACACAAACAGACGTTGTCCTCGTCCTCTCTCGTCCGCTCATGTTCTCATCTGGCCCACGTATCAGCGACCCACAGCGAGCCACTCGTGACCTCGTTGATCTTGCTCCCCGCGCCGGCAGCcggccgcccaccgccgccgcgtCCGTCACTACGCGCCCTGCGCCAGCCGCTGCGCCGGCCGACGGGCGCCCCGTGCCCGTCGCCCGCTGTCGCGCGCCCCGCGCCCCGCGCCCGTCGCCGCGCGCAGCAACAGACGCggcgcgaggaggagaagaagcggcGGCAGGAAGTGCGTCGGCGTGGGGTTCCTCCGCCGCTTCGCCTTCAAGCCGCTCAGCCAGAGCCCGCTCCTCGGGCCCTCCTCCGCCACGTGCATCTGGCTCCACGCGCGGCGTCGTCCACCTGCTCGCCAACATGCTCAGCCTCGTGCTTGTCGGGCTCAGGCTCGAGGGAGTGGGTGCCGGCGAGATTGGTTAGGGCTGCTGCAGGGCGGCGAGCTCGGATGATTTGGGTGGGTTNNNNNNNNNNNNNNNNNNNNNNNNNNNNNNNNNNNNNNNNNNNNNNNNNNNNNNNNNNNNNNNNNNNNNNNNNNNNNNNNNNNNNNNNNNNNNNNNNNNNNNNNNNNNNNNNNNNNNNNNNNNNNNNNNNNNNNNNNNNNNNNNNNNNNNNNNNNNNNNNNNNNNNNNNNNNNNNNNNNNNNNNNNNNNNNNNNNNNNNNNNNNNNNNNAGGCCGCGACAGAGGAGCTGAGGGCGGGGcaggacggcggcgaggcggcggagcaTGGGGCGGGACGGGGCAACAGCGAGACGGAGCGAGCTCAGGCGCGAGGCGACGGCGTGCGCGGGACGGCACGGCGAGGCGGTGGCGCACACGGGACGGCATGGCAAGCTCGGGGCGAGGCGGCGGAGCGCTGCGACTAGCCGGGACGGACCTTTGAGGCCCCAGAGGCCTTCTGCACGTTGGGCCCAGCTGCCTCATACACATGTCCATCCTTCGGACGTCCGTCCAATCGTTCCTCAAACTGTTCAAAACGGACATCCGGATAGAGTCTAGCGATGGAGTTAGCCTTAGTTTTCCAGGCAGCAAGCCTGGTAAGCTATCTCAAATAGTTTTCCGTCTCTGGTCCTATGCACTGGGCCAGCacattaactttgaccaaataACTTTGATCAAACCCATACTGCAAAAGCCACAGACCATACAGCATGCCAAAACCGACCTTTTCCAATTCAGCTCTAGGATTCAGCATGATACCGTGGAAGTAAATTTCATTGGTTCAGTTTCTATTACCTAACGATTTTTTATATCCGTGATCTGCTATAATCTGGTGCATCTCATTTTTATTCtagtttttgcaagaaaacttccaaTATATTCAATCTCAATCATGACAGCACAAGAAACACCGAAGATTGAAAGAATCGAACCTGTAAACACCTAAACAAAGACGAACGAAGAGCGGATCCAAACAGATCCGTCGAAGACCAACACCGACCGAATCCCGTGAGATCTGACGGAAACACACCTTCACATGCCCTTCAATGAAGCTAAACGCACCATCGAGGCGAGGATAGAATgtgggagacattattcctacCGAGGTACATCGCCGTCACACAGCCCCAACAAAGACGTTGAACATAACAAAAATGAGAACGGGCCCCTCCTACTGGCGAGGGGCCGAGGTCCTCTGCACGTCCATGGCCCAAAGGTCATCAGAGATGAGgtggaccggcggcggcgccgacGGGAGGAGGAAAGACTTTTCTTGTGAGAGAGGGAAATACTTGACTTGAGAGAATTATATTTTTTTATGCGGAGAAATAATCTTATGCATCTCCTGTTATAAATCTGTAGTTTGTACTATATACAACATGGAGATAACTCAAAAATATATTTCCTGACAGTGTTAGGAGATGCTCACATACTGACAATGAATTATCAACCTAATAACCTAAACAAGTGTCTTCTTGAACAAACACCATAATGACACATCATAATCCTACATGTAAAAGTTGTTGAGCATGTTAACACACCCCTCCATTTTGAAGCTTACGTGACGTGATTAAGACCTTCTGTCCTTTGCTCAGTTCACTGCACCACACACATACCCATACGACCATATCCACGAAAAGTTATATCTGCGCACGCGCATCACCGAGCGCGCGCCTTCCctttcctctcctcctcctcgtagcttctcTTCCcggttcctcctctctctccccgtcCCGTGCTCGGCCATGCCGGGCGCTAGCTCGCCGAGAGGCCGCGCCGGCGCCGGCAGGAGGTGGTGTGCGCGCGGGGACCTCCTGACCGTGGCCGTCGCCGCGATGCTCTGCTCGGCGACCTACTGCTTCTCCATATGGCACAACGGGCGCAACGCGGCGGATAAGATCGTCATCGGGCCCGCCTCCTTCGTCGTCGCGGGCGCCGCGCTGTGCGGGGGCGACGCCACGGAGCTCGACTTTGCGGCGCACCACACCGCCGAGCGGGCCGGGCTCTCCGTGTCGTCCTCGTCGCCGACGGTCACGGGGCGACGGGCATTGCGCGCGGTCGCGGTGCCCATGGACGGTACCGGGCGCCGTGGCTTGGTGTTGGCGGGGAACTCGGTTGGCAGCTCGGAGGCCGCCGACGCCAAGAAGAGGGCACGGGTCAACGGCGATAAGTTCCGGTCAACACACGCCGGTACCGTCCGCGCGTAGGCCGTAGCCATCTCCTGTCTCGTCCCGGCGATGGCGACGACGGAGCCATGCTATCCTGCCGGTCTTGGCCGGGGTTCCCAAGACGTGGTCGTGTGTTGCATTTCGAAGCTATACTATAGTAAATAATTTACTCAAGGTGCAGTCCTTTTTGGATCTATGTTTGTGAAGATAATATAATTCGGGGCTGTTTCCGCGTAATATCATTGAAGTGGTAGGGACTGGCTGGCATTTAGGTGGGCTAGCCGAGGAGTGTTTTGGATGTTTTGTTCGTCTGATCCGTATATTCGGACGGCAGCTTTGCACTTTAGTGGGCGGCCAGATCAAGAAAGGCGACGCAGCGGGCAACTGCAGCCAGTGACGCCTTCAACCAAAAGAGTTGACCTCGCATTTGCTGTCCATCGTCATCAGTGGAGAAAAACCACCACAACTTGAGTAGTCTGCACAAAAAGAAAATGTCGTTTCTCGTTTGAGTTGATGTGGTCATTGGTACTACAGTATGTTGCTCGTCTAGCTTTGACGTTTACACCTGCGTGTGGGTAAGGGCAAGACTACGAGCATGACCAACGCTCTACCGTGGAGCAGTCGTGGACGAGGTCCAGAAAAAAAATATCACTGCTTGTGCAG
The sequence above is a segment of the Triticum dicoccoides isolate Atlit2015 ecotype Zavitan chromosome 1A, WEW_v2.0, whole genome shotgun sequence genome. Coding sequences within it:
- the LOC119272629 gene encoding uncharacterized protein LOC119272629 — encoded protein: MPGASSPRGRAGAGRRWCARGDLLTVAVAAMLCSATYCFSIWHNGRNAADKIVIGPASFVVAGAALCGGDATELDFAAHHTAERAGLSVSSSSPTVTGRRALRAVAVPMDGTGRRGLVLAGNSVGSSEAADAKKRARVNGDKFRSTHAGTVRA